A region of Vitis vinifera cultivar Pinot Noir 40024 chromosome 13, ASM3070453v1 DNA encodes the following proteins:
- the LOC132254907 gene encoding secreted RxLR effector protein 161-like, translating to MQKIPYASAVGSLMYAQVCTRPDIAYIVGMLGRYLSNPGMDHWRAAKRVMRYLQRTKEYMLTYRRLDQLELIGYSDSDFAGCQDSRRSTSGYIYLLAGGAISWRSAKQTLVTSSTMEAEFVACYEASNQGIWLRNFVTGLRVLDEIKYSFYCTLLNYAKDLISVKLSWTSWK from the exons ATGCAGAAGATTCCTTACGCTTCGGCTGTGGGGAGTCTaatgtatgctcaagtatgtacacgtccggatattgcgtacattgttggcATGTTAGGCAGATATCTAAGTAACCCTGGAATGGATCATTGGAGAGCAGCCAAGAGGGTTATGAGATATTTACAGAGAACAAAAGAGTACATGCTTACATATAGGAGATTGGATCAGTTAGAGTTGATTGGGTATTCCGACTCCGACTTTGCTGGATGCCAAGACAGTAGAAGATCCACATCAGGCTATATTTATCTGTTGGCTGGTGGAGCAATTTCATGGAGGTCTGCCAAACAGACACTCGTAACTTCATCCACCATGGAAGCAGAGTTTGTAGCATGTTATGAGGCATCCAATCAAGGAATATGGCTACGAAATTTTGTCACTGGGCTGCGTGTTCTGGATG AAATAAAGTATTCATTTTATTGCACTCTGTTAAATTATGCTAAAGATTTGATCTCAGTAAAGTTAAGTTGGACCAGTTGGAAATAG